The Deltaproteobacteria bacterium DNA segment TTCGACAGGGGCAACATCAAAGTTGTGCCAATTTTCGGAAAAACTGTTCTCTCGGGAGAACAGTTTTTTAGATGAATCTCTCTTGTCTTCTTTCAGAGATGACGTTAATTTCCCTGCCTATGTCCTCATGGCTTATCGTCTTGATTTATATTGTCCCCATCTTGGGGACCATCGCCCAAATTTGCCGTCGGGTGGAACAGATTTGGAACATTGGAAAAAGTATCCGTTCCTTCCTTCCGGATGATCGAGTTTTTAGAAAACTTAAGGAATGGGAGAAGCGATTTCTCAGCTGGAAGTTTGAACATCCCCTCTCTCAATATACAAACCTTCTCACAATAAATCTATGGGCCGGCAAGATTGAATATGCAATCGGACATCTGCGAGACTACACGATCGGCCTCTGGATGATGGGGGCATTTGTCTATGATCTGACGGTTATGGTTTTAGGGGACCCCTCGATTCGAACAGGCCGATTCCCGACCCTCTTCTATCATGGCTTCTTCGCCCTACTAACCCTCTGGACCTACCGACGCCATGTCGGGATCGGGCTCAAAGTTTCTGAATTTTTGAGGGTCAATCCTCAGGTCCATCCCCAGGAACTTTTTGATCATTATTATCGAAGACTCGGTCCCCTTGCCGTCCCGATACCGTCGCAAGCCACAAGAACAGTGCAACCGACCCACGTCTCTTACCGAACTGGGAAGAAACCTCAAAAACGCCTTTGGCCTATCCTTCATGGGGCGTACGACACTGCGATCTTTGCACGGAGTGTTTATCGTGCCTTGGAAACATTAGGCCCTCACTATGGTCGAGAGATTTTTGATGTGATGGCCTCTTTTTGGGGATCACGAGTCCTTCAGCTCTTTCAATGCGAGCTCCATGTCGAAGGAGCTGAGAGATTTCATTCACTCGATGGAAAAATTATCTTGATCTTCAACCACAAATCACTGCTCGACTTTGTCTTCAACTTTTTTGCCCTCAGCAACACGCATCTCGCCAAGGGACGCCCACTCCGGCCTCGCTTCCTCGCAGCGAAGGATCATTTTATTGATAACAAACTGATCCATAGCGGACTTGGAGTCGGCAGGACAATTCAAGAGGTCGGAATGGTTTTCGTCGATCGAAAAGGTCAAGGTCGGAATGCAATCGATGAGGCGGTCAACACGCTTTTGAAGAACGAGATCGACTTGGCGATGTACCCTCAAGGGACACGTGCCTTGGCGAATTCCGGACCGAAGGGGGAAAGACTTGATGCCGGTTATTATACGACCGGGACCGCAAACTCCCTGAAAAGGGAGTTGGGGCATCTGAAAAAGGGGTGTGCCTATCTCGCCCTGGACAGTGCCATTGCCCTCTCCAAGAGAGAACCAGAAGCAATTCAACCGATCCATTTGGTCTTTATCGCGATTGACGGGGTCGCCACTGTCTTCCCCAAGGGAACCCTGCAAATCCAGACCGGTGAGCGGATTAGTTACAGAGTGGGTGACATCTTCACCCTCGATCCCCTTGAGGTGAAAGAGATGAAAAAGCCAACGACAAAAGAGCCGCTCGATGAATCGGAAAATCGATATGAAAGAAAGATTGACGAGATACAGGAGGCGATTGATCGCAGTCTAACCAAGGCATTGAGGCTTCACGAGAATCTCCTGAAACGTTTTCAGGAGGAGATGCGACGTTCGGATTTCGTCCCAAAATTCAATCAGTTTAAGTTGACCCACCAACTCTCTTCCAATTTAAAAAATGGGGAACGCCTCCCGTTCGTCATTCTCGATCGCATCCTCGCCCTCCCCCCAGATAAACAACAGGACTTTCTAAAAAGATTCTCTGAAGGGGTTCTTTCCGGAGGTGATCTGAGACCGCTCCGGGATGAGATCACCGACCTGCTCTTTCGGCATCGAGGGAAGGAACTGAAAACGATTGTTCAGCAGGAACAAGCGAAGAAAATCGCTTAAGGGAATTTTAGAGGAGATCCAAGACTTCCTGAGTCGAATTCTTTCGAACACAGGTGAATGCCGGGGTATCTCGGACCGTATATTTCGATGAGGCTGCCTCGCGGAGTTCCTGAACAAGATCGACAAACTCGCGGGGATCATCTCCATCGAAGGCAACAACAAACTCCTGATCGTCAATCCCGAAAGAATAAGTGGTGTTGATCCTGATGGAAGGGTATTTATGCCCGACCGCGATATGGACATCCATCATCTTTTGCCGTTCCGGAAATGGTAACTGATACCAATCCCGCGTCTTCACAAAGGGATAAACAAAGAGATACTTCCCTTCTCCAGGCTTAATTTGCCCTCGCCTTCCTTCTTGTCCGGGATGGACATGCTTATCGATATAAACCGACCTCTTTGTGACCGCCAGATAGGAATACGGTGTCGTTAGATAGTGACCCAGACCGGTCTGATTCAAACGAGCGCTCATCTCCTGAAAAAGCTCAAGTTCAAAACCGATCCTCCAGAGCATAAAATCACAGTCTGGACGAATTCCGGCTAACGAGTAGTTGAGGAGGATCAGTTTTTTTGAATACTGCTGAACCACCTCTATAAATTCGGCCCGGCCACGATCCCTCTCCGCCTGTGGCAAACGACGCCAAAGAGGATCAACCCGATAAAATGAAAAATTGACGAACTGTCTCGGCAACGCCTCATCAGCCATGGCGTAGCCCCTATCACAAGGAAAAACCCGTTGCCAAGCGGTTTTCAAAAGGCTAGGAGACGAACAAGTGAAAACTCTCAAAATCGGGATCATCGACCTCGTCGCCCGTCAACCCACGAAATCCATATATGCTCGTCTTGTCAATCCCAACTACACCTCGTTAATGCCCCAGGTGATCGCCGTCTGGTTGGAAAAGCTGGGGCACGAGATTCACTATGTCACCTATACGGGGTTTGAAGATCTTCATCGATTAGTGCCTCAGGAGATTGATCTCCTCTTTATCAGCACCTTTACTCAAAACGCCTATACCGCCTACGCCATCTCAAACCTCTTCCGCCAAAAAGGGGTCATCACAGTCCTTGGCGGACCGCATGCGAGGGCTTTTGCTCAGGATGCACGTTCTTATTTTGATTATGTCCTCGGCCTGACAGATGAAAAAGTGATCCGGGATCTGCTCGAAGATCTTTCTCCTTACCCAGAAGAGGGGCGTCTCATGAGTGCACCCCGGCAACTCGAAGAGATCCCGACGCTTCAGGAACGCTGGAAATTCATTCAAAAGAATCTTGAAAAGACACGTCTCATTCATGTGGTTCCTATGATCGGGAGTCTGGGTTGCCCGTACACCTGCGAGTTCTGTATTGACTCAAAGATCGATTATAAGCCGCTTTCTTACGATCGCCTTCGAGCGGACCTCTCGTTTCTGCAGAGTCAACCCAAACCACCAATTGTCGCCTGGTATGACCCGAATTTTGGGGTTCGGTTCGATGAATATATGGACCTCATCGAGTCTGCCGGTCCTGCAGGTCGTGTGGCCCACGGGGCAGAAAGTAGCCTCTCAATCCTGAGCGAGGGGCATCTGAAGAGACTTAAAAAGAACAACTTTGTGGTGATGTTGCCGGGGATCGAATCCTGGTTTGATTTCAATGCAAAGTCAAAACAAGGGAAAAACAATGGGCTCGAGAAGGTAAAACAGGTTGCCGCACAAATCAATCTGGCACTGGAATACATCCCCTATGTGCAGACGAATCATATTTTTGGCCTCGATGCTGATGAGGGACCAGAACCGTTTGAGCTGACTAAAAGATACATTGATCTGGCTCCCGGTGTTTACACCACCTACATGTTGATTACCTCTTATGGAAACTCCGCCCCCTTGAGCCTTAAGTATCTTGCAGAGGGAAGGGTCATGGACCTCCCCTACCCCTTTTTGGATGGAAATTCAGGCCTCAACGTACGATTGAAAAATTATCCGATCACTGATTTTTATTCTCGCATGAGCGACCTTGCCCGTTACAGTTTTACGGGCAAGGCGGTCTGGAGACGATTTCAGGCGAACAAACATCCCCTGCCACGTTGGATGAATCTGATGCGTTCCACACTGTCAGGAAAAGGACGTGGGGGTAATTATGATGAGATCCGAAAGCGGTATGAAACCGATCCTGATTTCATGGCATTTTACCAAGGGGAGACACGCAAACTACCTGCCTATTATTATGAGAAAGTGCAGTCGATGGTGGGACCTTTGTTCCCGCATCTCCCCAAAAAGGTCCTGAATTACCTCCAGCAGGGAGAGTCAAATCATAACAACCCCAGACTGACAGCTGAAGCGAACTCCTTCCCACTCCCTGCAATCGCCTCATAAAACATCAATGCTCTCATCAACCCTTTTCATGAAGTCGCTCACTATTTCACATGGATTTGGGACACGTGGGGAGGAACCTGTCACCAAAATCCATACAGCCGTCCAGGTTCATGGATCCGAGATCCTTTTTCTGGATGAAACGAATCAGAACGCCCAAGGTGATTCCGATATTCTCATGACAAATCAAAAGGGATTGGCGGTGGGGGTCAAGACAGCTGATTGTGTCCCCATACTGCTCGCCGATCCTCAAGAAGGAATCGTCGCCGCCGTCCATGCTGGATGGAAAGGAACCCTTGCCGGCGCCGTCCAAAAAGCGGTTCATGAGATGGTTCATCGAGGAGCGAAGAGAGAAAAACTGATTGCCGCAATTGGGCCTTGCATCTCGGGACGTTGTTACGAAGTCGAGCGGGATGTGGCCCAACCCTTTGAGTCACAAATCAGCTTTTCCAAAAAAATTCTCTCACGAAAATCAGAGACAAAATGGCTCCTGGATTTGAGTCTGGCCAATCAACTTCAGCTTCTCGAGACCGGAATCAAGGAATCTCATATCGACAGACTCCCCTATTGCACCCATTGTCACCCCGATCTCTTCTGCTCCTACCGACGGGATGGGAAAGAGGCCGGGAGGATGATTAGTTTTATCTCGCTTGATTTTAAATAGGGAGACCGATAAGAGGTTCCCCATGAAATTCAGAAAACTCACCCCAGCGATTCCTAAAGTCTCCGAGATCGGTTTCGGAGTTTGGACCGTCGCCACAAGCTGGTGGGGAATCAAAGATCAAGGGTATGGAATCCAGCTGCTCCGCGAGGCGCGTGAGCTGGGGATCAATTTTTTTGATACCGCCGATGTCTATGGCAAAGGGCTTGGGGAAACAATCCTCGCCGAGGCGTTTGGTGATCGATTGAAGGAGCTCGTCGTCGCAACAAAATTTGGTTATGACTGGGAGACAGTTGGAGAAAGAACCGGTCACGGAGAACTCCCACAAGACTGGTCCCCTCAGGCGATTCGCAAATCATGTGAAGGGAGCCTGCGCCGCCTCCATCGAGACTGGATCGATCTCTATCAACTCCATAACCCTCGAATGGAGACGGTCCGCTCCGCAGAGATTATCAATACCCTTCAGGAATTGAAAAAAGAGGGGAAGATCCGGGATTATGCCACCGCTCTGGGACCTGATATCGGTTGGTTTGAAGAGGGAAAGGTCGCGATGGAGGAGTCTCATTACACTGTCCTTCAAGTCATCTATAGCCTGCTGGAACAGGACCCGACCTCCAAACTTCTCCCGATTGCCAAAAAAGAAGGGAGTCGTCTGATGGTCCGTGTCCCGCATGCCTCGGGTCTCCTCGATGGAAGCTATAATCCGACAAAACATTTTGATAAATCCGACCATCGCAGTCACAGGAAGGAGCTCTGGATGCAGGCGGGTCTGGAGGCGGTGGAGGTTTTGAAAACAATGCTTTCGAAGGAAAGAACCCTCGCCCAGTCAGCGATTCTTTTTACGCTTCAACCGGAATCTGTCGCAACGGTTCTGCCCAATTTCACAAATAAAGAACAACTCAAAGAATTTATCGCCTCCATTGACAAGCCGGCCTTTACTGAAAAGGAACTTGGTGCCGTACGATCTTTGTGGGATCAGGAACTTTGCCGAAAGCTGGATCAACCGTTTGCCGATAGCTCCTCGAAACCAACCCCTATAAAACAAGCGGCTGCATGATCACCGACTGTGCTACAGCTGACGGAACAAAGCGTTTCTCGAAGCGTCATGAGGGAAAATTATTTCGTCCTTTTGATGATCTCTTTGTCTCTGCAATAGGGCTTGGAACTTATTTAGGAGATCACAATGATCGCGATGACCAGCTTTATGAAGAATCAATTGAACTGATCCTGAATCAAGGTTGCAATCTTATCGATACCGCCATTAATTACCGCTGCATGCATAGCGAAAGGAATATCGGTAAAGTCCTCAAACAACTCATAGACAAGAAAAAAATCCGACGCGATGAAATTGTTATTTGCACGAAGGGGGGATTTATCCCTTTTGATGGTCATCCTCCTGAAAATATCCGGGAGTATTTTGATGAGAACTTTGTGAAAGCGGGTCTTTGTCGTCTGGAGGATATCGCGGCCGGTTGTCACTGTCTGGAACCAAGATATATTGAAAATCAGATTCTGAAGAGTCTTCAAAACCTTGGGTTAGAAACGATCGATCTCTATTACCTTCATAATCCAGAGACCCAGTTGGAAAAGATTTCATCGGAAGAGTTTGAGACAAAATTGGAAAAGGCGTTTGAAGCGCTTGAGAAGGCAGTTTCAGAAAAAAAGATTGTCCGTTATGGCCTTGCGACCTGGAATGGTCTGCGCCAATCGAATCAGCTTTCACTGGAAAAATGTTTTCAAATTGCTGAAAAAGTTGGCGGGTCCCGGCATCATTTAAAGGCGATCCAGCTCCCTTTTAATCTCGCGATGATCGAGGCCTACGGAGAGCCGATTCAACAGATCCGTTCGGAAAAAGTCTCTCCCCTCGAGGCGGCTCAGAGGTTGAAATTGGCCGTTTTTTCAAGCGCCTCCATCCTCCAGGGAAAGATCCTCGGTAGTCTCCCCTCGAGTCTCCAGGGCCAGTTTCCTGATTCAAAGACCGATGCCCAAAGGGCGCTTCAATTTGTCCTCTCCACCCCAGGGATCACCGCTGCGCTTGTTGGGATGAAAAGGAAGGGGCATGTGCAGGAGAACCTGCAATGTCTGACCTTTCCCATCCTCCCCCCATCAGGCTTTCGATCTTTATTCGCAGGCTAAAATTATTAACAGAACTGTTCATATTATTTACATGCCTATAGTTTATCTAAAGATCATCAAACGATCATAAAAATATAACATATTGATAATATTGTAAATTTAATAAAGTTTCTAACTTGGCACACCTCTTGCTTATACCCCTCCTCAACAAGGAGGTACGTAAGTATGAAAAACAGTAATATCAAGATCGCGGTTCTTATACTAACAGCCCTTTTGTTGGGGGCCTGTGGCTCTTCAACACGGGGTTCCGGTGAGTCGACCACTGACTCTGACTCCCCAAGTGATGCCTCAACCCTCGGGGCAGCCAGCCAGGATCTCTTCGGAGGGATGGGGAATGACCAACAGGCACTTCATGTCGAAGGACATGAGACCTCGTCTTGGGACTTCTGCGCAGATAATTCGGCCCCAGAAGGGATTACGATGAGTAATCTCGTTCTTGCCGGACATTATGGACGGACCAGTGCCGGTTATACGGTTGACGCCGATTTTGAGTGTAACTCAAGCTCTGCGGCAACAACCTTCAAAAGCTGGGCTATTGCCGAGGCGATCATCATGGATTGCACCGGTGGTGACTTGAGCTTCACAGGAAACGGCATTGTCCAATTCCTCGCGAGCGAAGAGGCGATGGAAGTCAGTGGAAAAGTCTATGGGACATTTGCCTTGCCAGACGGTACGGAGGCCAAGTGTGACATCGAAATCGGTGATACATTCGATGCCAAGTGTGAAACGGAAACAGAGGACGGCGTTCAACCTTTAGAGACTGGAAATGCCGATAACGTCTGTAGCCAACCTGAATAGGTAAAAAATAGAAAGGTATGAAGAGAGGGGCGAGGTTAACTCGCCCCTTCTTTTTTGGAGCGAAGATGCCAGGAAAAACCAACCGCCGAGATGAGCAAGAGGAGCAGTGAAACAAGTCCCACCAGAAAGAAAACTCCCATTTTCGTGCCGTGAATCATCAATGAGCTTGGGTCCCCGAAGCAAACAGAACAGGCCCAGAGATCATCCGACAAAAACAAGAAACAAAGCGCGGGTGTCAGTCGTCTCATCTTTTTTTGAAACCAAATGAGATAAGGAATTAATAATAAGAAAAGAAGGCCCCCAAATAGACTTAATCCTCGAGCCTGGTGATGATACCCATAAAAGAAGAGAAAACAGGAGAGAATGAGAACGATACTGATAAAGAGGATATGAAATATCTTAAGTGACATCGTCTGAAATCCACTAACGGGCTTTAATCATCCCAACATCCGTAGCCACCGGAAGAAACATGAGGACGGCAAAGAAAAGTACGGTGAACAGCAAAACAATATAAATAAGCTTTCTCTCGGAAATCAGGTGCATGAAGTAGGAGGCGACTAATGACCCCTTGATCGTCGCTATAACTAGCGCCACCAATATCGCTGCCGAAGTGGCAAGATGCAGATAAGAAACGCTCACGGTCACCACGGTCAAAAAGGCGAGGCCAACAAAGACCATCAGATAGGTCCTGACATGTTTTTTGACGTCGAAAATTCCGTTGTGGGACATAAAATATTACAACAAGTATAATACCGGAAATAAAAATATCCAGACCAAATCGACAAAGTGCCAATAAAGCCCCGCAGCCTCGACACGACCAGTAAACTGCCTTGGATTTGTTTTCCAAAGCCGGCTTCCAGGCAAAAGGAAATAGGTATTCACAACAATCCCCCCCAAGACGTGTAAGCCATGGAGACCAGTCAGTGTAAAATAGATCGCATAAAACGTATGCGATGATGGAAAATGATGATGCTGAAACTTTGCACTATATTCGAAAAATTTAATGACCAGAAAGCAAAAGGCCAAGAGGATCGTCATCCCCATGAAGAAGCGGTAGCGACCTATCCGGTTTACCATCAGAGAGGCCCAGGCCATGACCATCGTCACGCTCGAGGTAATGAGCACCATCGTATTGAGTGTCGCCAGAGGGACATTCAGGAGACTCGAACCATGTGGCCAATCCTGACTTCCAACCCTTAAAATGATGTAGGTGGAAAACAGCGCACCGAAAAGCATCACCTCGGAGGCGAGGAAGAGCCAAACCCCCAACTTGGAGTTCGTCAGACCGGTTACTGGATGCGGCTCGTCGATATAATGAATCACTGCTGATGACATTGTTAGCTCCTAACTATTCTGCGGTACAAAATCCTTCTCGGCCCCAGGCACACTATACTCATAGGGCCCACGCTGGACGACAGGCTCAGTTAGAAAATTTCCATGAGGCGGTGGGGTCGGCGTGGCCCATTCCAGAGTCGTTGCCTGCCAAGGATTCTCCGGGGCTGGTCTTCCCTTTTTGAGGCTCATAAAAAAATTGATCATGAAAATGAGTTGTGTCAGCCCCAAAAGCCAGGCACTCGCCGACATAAAGACATTCGTGTCCTGAACCGCCTGCGCATGGGCATAGATCGTTGGCGTATGAAGTCGTCTGGAAACGCCGGCGATCCCCTGAATAAACATCGGGAAGAAGATCCCATTCAGAAAAAGAAACGAGCCCCAAAAATGAATCTTCCCAAGCTTCTCATTCAGGAATTTTCCCGTAATCTTCGGAAACCAATGATAGATGCCAGCGAAGAGGGCCATTAATGTCCCCGGGGCGACAACATAATGAAAATGACCGATCACATAATAGGTATCATGCAGGTGAATATCGGCCGCTGCCAATCCAAGCGGAAGACCGGTGAGCCCCCCGATCGCAAACATCGGCAAAAAGGCCAAGGCAAAATGCATCGGCAACGTAAATCGGATAGAGGCCCCCCAGAGGGTCAAGATCAGGACCGTGAGGAAAATAACTGAGGGAATAGAGATGATCATTGTCGTCACCTGGAAGAAGTTCGCTATCGTCGTCCCCATCCCGGTGATGAACATATGGTGGGCCCAGACGACAAAAGACATAAACCCAAGCGCAAACAACGCATAGATCATTGTCTTGTATCCGTAGAGCGGCTTGCGTGTATTATTGACAATAATCTCGGTCACAATCCCGATCGCCGGTAGAATCAAAACGTAGACCTCCGGATGGGCTAGGAACCAGAAGAGGTGCTGCCAGAGGATCGGGTTCCCTCCCCCACTGACTTGAAGGGCTGTCCCACTCACAACAAGACCACTCGGAAGAAAAAAGCTCGTTCCGGCGAGTCGATCCATGAGCTGAAGGACCCCAGCCGCCTCCAAAGGCGGAAAGGCGAGCAGCAATAAAAATGCGGTCACAAACTGGGCCCAGACAAAAAACGGCAATCGAAAGAAGCTCAAGCCCTTCGCCCTCAACTGAACGATCGTGACAATAAAATTAACCGATCCAAGGAGTGACGACGTAATCAGAAAAACCATCCCGAAGAGCCAAAATGTCTGCCCTGTCGTTGCAATATCCGAAAGCGGGGGGTACGAAGTCCACCCGGAGTTTGCCGCACCACCCGGCACAAAAAAACTGGTAAGCATAATCACACCACCGACAAAATAACACCAATAGCTCGCGGCATTTAGTTTCGGAAACGCCATGTCCGGCGCCCCGATCTGAAGGGGAACCAGGTAGTTTCCAAATCCACCGACCGCCAATGGCACCACACCCAAAAAGACCATGATCGTCCCATGCATTGCCCCGAGGGAGTTGTAAAACTCAGGCAGCATCACCCCTCCCGGCATCGTGGTATCGCTAAACAAGCTTCCGATGAGGGGGAGTGCTTCTCCCGGGAAGGCAAGTTGCCAACGCATCAGCATCATGAGACAAAACCCGAAGAAGAGAAAAACCATACCGGTCAAGGCGTACTGGATCCCGATCACCTTGTGATCAACAGAGAAAACATAGCGACGAATCCAACTCAATTCATGCGAGCTCATGATAGAGGTACCTCCTGCTCTTTGACCCAATTTTCAAATTCCTCGGGCGTATCGATACTCACAAAACCTCTCATGAGGGTATGACCCACCCCGCAAAGTTGGGCACAACCGAGCTCAAACTGACCGGTCCCTGTTGCCTGAAACCAGACAGGGGTTGCCATCCCGGGAACAGCATCCTGCTTCACGCGAAGAACCGGGATCGTAAAGCTATGGATCACATCTCTTGAGGTGATATGGGCAATCACCGGCTTCCCGACCGGGAAATGGAGCTGGTTCACCGACACAATGTCATCATGTCCGGAAGGATCCGTGGGATCGAGACCCAAGGGATTGCTGTCACTCACATATTGAAGATCCGTCTTTCCAAAGGCCCGGTCGCGACCCGGGTAGTGAATATTCCAGACAAACTGCTGTGCCACGACACGGATAATGAGCGACTCCTCTTCCCTTGGAAACTCCGCCTTGTACTTGGACCAGATCGGAAATGAGAGCGCCACAAGCAAGAACGCCTCAAAAAGCACAACACCGATCTCGACAAACTTTGGCAATTTAAAATGAGCGACGTCGTACTTTGCCTGATGTCCATCCCTCTTCCGAAACCGGATCAGGCAGTAGACAAGGAAAATCCCCCACCCGACAAACAAAACGAGGGCAAACCAGTGGACGACGTCGATCAGCTGATCGATCGCCTGACCATAAGTAGAAAGATTTGGCGGGAAACCCCACCCGTACGTGGCCTCACCCATAAAGTGCGAGGTGAGGTAACATACTGTTTTTTCGAGGTCAAATAATTTAACGAGTCACCGAGGCTCGCCACTGTTTCAGGTCGGCGATCACCTGAGAAAAATCCTGATAACGATCTCGGACTGATCTTGCTGTCGCCTTCTGAACAATCTCATCAAGCAGATGAAGTTCCTGTGAGCTGACAATACCTGTTGACCGGGTTAACAAGCCTGGGTCTGTCCCGAGAGCCGGAAGTGAAGCTGGGGAGTGGGCATGCCATGAAGAGACCTCCCAAAGATTGTCTGGTATTCCAAGCCTTTCAACTAAGCTTTTTCCGGTCAGGGCCTCGGAAAGACTATGCCCCCAGGAATAGATATCCGCGGCCCTCGTAATCTCTTGCGGAGACCTCCACATTTCAGGAGAAGTATAATAAGTTGTTCCATAAACAGAGGTGCCGGTATGAACCACCCCTTGACTATTTATTGCTCGCGCAATCGACAGGTCAGTCACAACCCCACCCCTTCGTGTGAGAAAAAAATTTGCAGGCTTCGGATCCAAATGCAAAAGCCCTGCTCGATGGACCTGATCTAACCCCATCGCAAATTCAATAAACCGATCGACCGTCTCTAAAATCGTGAGAGGACCACTCCTTGCAATCCTTTGCTCCAGATTTTCTCCGACCAGATACTCCATGACCAGCACTACCCGTCCGGAAGGATCGATCGAATAACCGTAGACATCCACGACATTCGGGCAATCATAGGCCACCAATCTTTCAAATGCCCTCCCCTCCAACTTAGCATATCTTAGAAGTCCCGTATGATAAGTCTTTAACACAACAGGAAAATTACCGGCCTGCGGGTCGCAGGCAAGGTATACGTTAGCTGACCCTCCCCTTCCAAGCTTCCCAGTCCGTACTAAGTGCGCAATATCCATTTCGCGAAAACGGCCTCTCGAGTAAAAATCAGAGGGGCGGTAGTGAGTGAAGATTCCACAGAGTCGGGGAGGTGTCGTTTCTACAGGACGAGGGGGACAGGAAATCTTGGCAATCACCCTCGCGATCATCTGATCAACAGGCTCCGCTGCTGGAGGACGGGTCGAGTATCTTTCTAGACCTAGACGAACGATTCTCCGTAAAGCGGGGTGAAAATTGGCGTGCATTACCGCTGATATCGTAAAAATATTTTGGCTTGTTGCTGGGTTAATTTTGCGTGTATGCCTGTCCGAAATTTCAGGAAAATTGATATCTTGCCAGCGCCTTGTCTCCCGTCCTTATTAACAATTTCTGTTCGACGCCATAATTCAAATCACGGCTGGCGGTAGCGGTCGACATCGTTTTGAAAAAAGACCGATAATCTTTACGTGAGAAGAAACGATCTTGAAAATGCCCCTTGGCCAAGTCGAGGCGCGTCTTGGGAGTCAGCGGTTCAGGTTTTAACTCCAAAAGAAAATTATTCATGCTTTCCAAGATTGATCTGAGGCAAAACTCAATAAAGAATCTGGAATCTCCACTTTTGTCCGAGATTCTTAACGATTCATAATATTCTTTTTGATAATTTTTGATAACCGATTCAACGGGAATAAACTCAAAAAACGGATAACGTTTGACCAGAAAAACATGCTGCCAGAAGCGACCCATACGACCATTCCCATCGGAAAAGGGGTGAATAAACTCAATTTCA contains these protein-coding regions:
- a CDS encoding cytochrome c oxidase subunit 3, translating into MSSAVIHYIDEPHPVTGLTNSKLGVWLFLASEVMLFGALFSTYIILRVGSQDWPHGSSLLNVPLATLNTMVLITSSVTMVMAWASLMVNRIGRYRFFMGMTILLAFCFLVIKFFEYSAKFQHHHFPSSHTFYAIYFTLTGLHGLHVLGGIVVNTYFLLPGSRLWKTNPRQFTGRVEAAGLYWHFVDLVWIFLFPVLYLL
- a CDS encoding cbb3-type cytochrome c oxidase subunit I codes for the protein MSSHELSWIRRYVFSVDHKVIGIQYALTGMVFLFFGFCLMMLMRWQLAFPGEALPLIGSLFSDTTMPGGVMLPEFYNSLGAMHGTIMVFLGVVPLAVGGFGNYLVPLQIGAPDMAFPKLNAASYWCYFVGGVIMLTSFFVPGGAANSGWTSYPPLSDIATTGQTFWLFGMVFLITSSLLGSVNFIVTIVQLRAKGLSFFRLPFFVWAQFVTAFLLLLAFPPLEAAGVLQLMDRLAGTSFFLPSGLVVSGTALQVSGGGNPILWQHLFWFLAHPEVYVLILPAIGIVTEIIVNNTRKPLYGYKTMIYALFALGFMSFVVWAHHMFITGMGTTIANFFQVTTMIISIPSVIFLTVLILTLWGASIRFTLPMHFALAFLPMFAIGGLTGLPLGLAAADIHLHDTYYVIGHFHYVVAPGTLMALFAGIYHWFPKITGKFLNEKLGKIHFWGSFLFLNGIFFPMFIQGIAGVSRRLHTPTIYAHAQAVQDTNVFMSASAWLLGLTQLIFMINFFMSLKKGRPAPENPWQATTLEWATPTPPPHGNFLTEPVVQRGPYEYSVPGAEKDFVPQNS
- a CDS encoding cytochrome c oxidase subunit II is translated as MGEATYGWGFPPNLSTYGQAIDQLIDVVHWFALVLFVGWGIFLVYCLIRFRKRDGHQAKYDVAHFKLPKFVEIGVVLFEAFLLVALSFPIWSKYKAEFPREEESLIIRVVAQQFVWNIHYPGRDRAFGKTDLQYVSDSNPLGLDPTDPSGHDDIVSVNQLHFPVGKPVIAHITSRDVIHSFTIPVLRVKQDAVPGMATPVWFQATGTGQFELGCAQLCGVGHTLMRGFVSIDTPEEFENWVKEQEVPLS
- a CDS encoding serine/threonine protein kinase, whose product is MHANFHPALRRIVRLGLERYSTRPPAAEPVDQMIARVIAKISCPPRPVETTPPRLCGIFTHYRPSDFYSRGRFREMDIAHLVRTGKLGRGGSANVYLACDPQAGNFPVVLKTYHTGLLRYAKLEGRAFERLVAYDCPNVVDVYGYSIDPSGRVVLVMEYLVGENLEQRIARSGPLTILETVDRFIEFAMGLDQVHRAGLLHLDPKPANFFLTRRGGVVTDLSIARAINSQGVVHTGTSVYGTTYYTSPEMWRSPQEITRAADIYSWGHSLSEALTGKSLVERLGIPDNLWEVSSWHAHSPASLPALGTDPGLLTRSTGIVSSQELHLLDEIVQKATARSVRDRYQDFSQVIADLKQWRASVTR